A stretch of Nitrospira sp. DNA encodes these proteins:
- a CDS encoding nucleotidyltransferase substrate binding protein: protein MSDKLRNLVRLLDAACARLENALNQPVNEFVRDSAIQRFEFTFELLWKSLKAYAEESGVEAYSPRDTFRTAFQLGLLSEDRPWLQMLEDRNLTSHTYNEVTAETIYSHLPAYLRIIREAQAELTRRMKN, encoded by the coding sequence ATGAGCGACAAGCTGCGTAATCTAGTGCGATTGCTCGATGCCGCATGTGCGCGGCTGGAAAATGCCTTGAACCAGCCTGTCAACGAATTCGTCCGAGACTCTGCCATACAACGGTTCGAATTTACCTTCGAGTTGTTGTGGAAAAGTTTGAAGGCGTATGCCGAAGAGTCAGGAGTCGAAGCCTACTCACCCAGAGACACGTTTCGCACGGCGTTTCAGTTGGGCCTTCTTTCTGAAGACAGGCCGTGGCTCCAGATGCTAGAAGATCGGAATCTCACCAGTCATACCTATAACGAAGTGACGGCCGAGACGATTTATTCCCATCTTCCTGCCTATCTTCGCATCATCCGCGAGGCGCAGGCGGAGTTGACACGTCGAATGAAGAATTAA